CCTTGAGCGTCGAGCGGCGGCTTGATCTCCACGACCGTGGAATAGCCTTTGCCCTTGCCCGAACGGTTGAGGCCGTTGTTGAAGAGCAGGATATGATCCTGGCCGGGCAGTCCCTTGGCGATCCACTTGGCATCGTGTTGGCCGAATAATTTTTGGTCTTCCGGCCCTCCGGCTCGGTATGTCCGGGGATTGCCCCAACGGTACAGAATATCGCCGCCCTTGCCGTAGCGGCCGCCCTGATGGCCGGCTGCTTCCGCCGTGGTGGTGCTGTGGTCGATGACCCAGATTTCATTGAAGCCGTGGACCGACAGCAAGATCTGGTCCAGCTCCGGATGGTAATCGATGGCGTTGATATGGGTCCAGTCGGCGATTCCCGCGGCATTGGTCATGGTCCCGACAAAATTGATGTCCACCAGTTCGGGGTGGACGCCGACATCGCCGTAGTTTTCCTTGGTGGGATCAAAATCCTGCACCAGATGATCCCAGAGATGCCATTTCCAAACGATCTCGCCGCCGGAGGGAGTGGGCTTGACTTCGATCACGTGATCCGGCCAAAGTTCGTTATCCTTCAATAACTCGGGATCCCGTCCCGCGGCCACGGCCGCGGCGGCCGACTTCCGCTCCCAGGCGATCATCAGAATGTTGCCGTTGGGAAGGCGTTCGATGTCGTGATGCTGGCGGTAGCGCTCATTGGAGTAGGTGTATCCCCAGCGGACCTTGCCGTCCCAATCCAACTCCTCCACCTTGCCGCCCGCGCCGCCGGCGGCGAAATGTCTTCTGCCGGACGGC
This genomic window from Hydrogenispora ethanolica contains:
- a CDS encoding aryl-sulfate sulfotransferase; this translates as MNTNAFTTAMARWTALQKRMAIGLGLAAVLLISGALYLWSEPAAKPYEGYTLFAPLNSTTTYLINNDGAVVHQWPSRHLPGIAVYLLDDGHLLRTAKSAPSGRRHFAAGGAGGKVEELDWDGKVRWGYTYSNERYRQHHDIERLPNGNILMIAWERKSAAAAVAAGRDPELLKDNELWPDHVIEVKPTPSGGEIVWKWHLWDHLVQDFDPTKENYGDVGVHPELVDINFVGTMTNAAGIADWTHINAIDYHPELDQILLSVHGFNEIWVIDHSTTTAEAAGHQGGRYGKGGDILYRWGNPRTYRAGGPEDQKLFGQHDAKWIAKGLPGQDHILLFNNGLNRSGKGKGYSTVVEIKPPLDAQGNYVFGKRQRYGPERSFWKYRAGSSGSFYSAYISGAQRLPNGNTLICNGYNGRFFEVTRRGKTVWSYTNPFGQTSGDDSVIKKNGVFRAERYTLDHPDIRDKELPDSTT